A window of Kribbella sp. NBC_00382 genomic DNA:
GCGGCGAAGGCGAAGTAGGTCGCCACCACTACGAGGCTGGAGATCAGCGGAGCGACAGCACCCGCGGCAAAACGCTTGTGGGATTGGAGAACGGCCGTGGCGACGACGGTGATCGCGTAGCCGAAGACCTGCGGCACGAAGATCAGCAGCATCCGGGTGGCGGTGTTGCCTGAGCCGCCGCATTCGGGGCCGGCGTCGAGCATCGCGGAGGTGTAGCGCGAGGCGAAAAGCCAAGCCAGCAAGGCGAAAGGCGTCAGCAGCACGAGCGACCAGGTCAGCAACGCACCGATGATCCGCCCTTGCGCAGCCCGATCACCTCTCGCGACCGGCCCGGCCAGTACTGGAATCACCGCACCGGCGAGCGCGCCACCGACGACGATTTCGAAGACGACGTTCGGCAGTTGGTTGGCCGTCGCGTACGCGTCAGCAAGACAGCCGGCACCAACCGTCTTGGAGAACACCAACCACCGGCCGAACCCGACCACCCGGGCAAGGACCGTGACACCCGCGACCAACAAGGCGGCCCGAGCGATGCGCCCACCCGCGTTCACCGGGGGCGTCGGCCCCACTGGTCGATCTTGTCGAGCACGGGGGTGTTCGCGATCACCTTGGTGAAGCTGACCTTCTCGCTCGCCAGGTTGAGCGCGACGACCGCGCCCAGGGCGAGCACCTTCAGCGGACGCGGCAGCGCGGACGCGAGCGCAGTACCGGTGATGGCGCCGAGTCCGTTGGCTCCGCAGTCACCGAGCATCGAGCGCTCACCGAGATCCGAGGGCGCGGAAGCAGCAGCAGCTCCGACGACTGCGGCAGCGGGGCCACCTGCCACGAGAGCAACGGGAGCGCTGACCGCCGTGATGCCCTTCAACGCGCGGCCCGGGCGGAGGTCGAGCAGGTTCGCGAGGTTCGCAGTACCGGCGATCAAGGCGCCATCGGCAACGATCTCGACGACGCCACCGAAGCCCTTCGACCGACGAGGCAAGATGGCCGCAGCGGCCAGTCCTGCCGCGCCGACTCCGAGGATCTTCACCGAACCGCTGGTCACCTCGCCACGGCGCAGAGCCGTCAAATGACCACGGAATCCCTTGGTTTCGGTGGCTCCGGCAAGATCGTCATACGCGCCGACAGCACCGGAGACCGAGCCCGCCAGCAAAGCAGCAGCCTTCACCCGGCCGTCCGAGCGACCAGCCGCGACTCCGGCCAGCGCGCCGAGCACCGCGATCGGGCCTTCCAGCAAAGTGACCGTCTCGCCGCGGTGGTTGGTCCGCTCGAACGGCGCGCGGCTCTCCTTCGGCAACTTCGCCGCGGCGCGCTCCAGCCCGGCCGTCGCGGCAGCAGAGATCACCGCACCCAACAGACCCATCTCAGTTGCTGCCCTTCACCTGGTCGGCCGTCGGCGCGACGCCGTTCTTCGCATCGACCCCGCCGTACTGCCCGGCCTTGCCGCCGGCCTGCTCGACCAGCGCGAAGACCACCGTCATCTGACCGCTCGGCAGGTTCGCGACGTCGACCGATGACAGCCCCTTGGTCGCCTGCGAGTCGCCGCGCAGCGCCTTCAGCAGGCCGCCGTTCTGGGCGGACTCGGGCACCCCGGCGACCACCACACCGGCACTGGCCGCGTCGAGTCCTTCGGCGAAGTCGACCGAGTCGTTGTACGACGAGTTGTCCGGCAGCGGCGTCGGCGGCTTGGCCGCCACCAGCACGATCAGCGTGCCGCGGTCCTTCGGGGTCGGCTTCAGCGAGACCAGCTTCGCGCTGCTCAGCCCGTTGATGATCTTGATCGCCTCGGTGTCGACCGTCTTGGCGTCTTCCTTGGCGGCCACGCCACGGGCCAGGATCATCCCGGCCCGCTCGTAGGTGTTGCTCTCGGCCGGGAACTGCAGATCGCTGGTGACGAGATCGTTGACCAGCGGCTCGACCAGCTGGCGCTGTCCCGGGTCGAACAGCTTGCTGTCCAGCGAGACCCGGGTGGTGACCTGACCGCCGGCCTGCTCGATCTTGTCCTGGATCGAGTTCGTCATGTCGCTGTCCGCGTTCGGCATCGTGACCAGCACGATCCGCTTGTTCGCGAGCTTGCCGTCGGCCAGCCCGGCGGTCACCTTGGCCACATAGTCGTCGCGGTACTTGTCCAGGGCCTTCGCCTGGATCAGCTCGGCCCGCGCGTCGGCCAGCGAGTCGCGGTCCTTGGCGGCCTGCGCCTGGACCAGGTCGCTGCCGGTGCCCTTCAGCGGCCCGGCGCCCAGCACCACACCGGCGCCGAGGGCGAAGAAGATCGCCACGATGGAGACGATGTGATAGCGAAAGTCGATCACGTGAAAAGCTCCCGGATCCAATAGACGAAGTCGTTCCAGCGCGCCCGCAGGATCGACCAGACAACGTCGTCGGCGCCGATGGCGACCATGGCCACCCCGAGCGCGAACAGTCCGGCCACGACCAGCGCGACCACCTGAAGGGTCGACACGCGGCTCCGGTAGAGCCGGCCGACGCCCTTGGCGTCCACCAGCTTCGCACCGACCCGCAGCCGGGTGATGAAGGTACTCGCCATTCCGGAGCGTCCCTTGTCGAGGAACTCCACCAGCGAGTTGTGGGTGCCGACCGCGACGATCAGCGAGGCACCCTTCGAATCGGCGAGCAGCATCGCGACGTCCTCGCTCGTCCCGGTCGCCGGGAACTCGATCGACTCGACACCGAGCCGCTCCAGCCGCTCCGATCCCGGCGCGTGACCGTTGCGGTAGGCGTGCACGACGACCTCCGCGCCGCACTTGAGCGTCTCGTCCTTGACCGAGTCCATGTCGCCGACGATCAGGTCAGGCACGTACCCGTTCTCCACCAGGGCGTCCGCGCCGCCGTCGACACCGATCAGGACCGGCCGGTACTCCCGGATGTACGGCCGCAGAGCGACCAGGTCCTCGCGGTAGTCGTAGCCGCGGACCACGATCAGGACGTGCTTGCCGTCCATCGCCGTATGCACGTCCGGTACGCCGATGCCGTCCAGCAGCAGGTCGCGCTCCTGACGCAAGTACTCCAGGGTGTTCGCGGTGAAGGCCTCGAGCTGGGTCGACAGTCCGGCGCGGGCATCGTCCATCAACTGGGCGACGGACGCGCTGTCCTGGACCACACCCTTCGCGACGACTTCCTCACCGCGGTACAGGATGCCGTCGTTCAGCCGGACGCGCTCGCCCTCGTGCAGGACGGAGAAGACCTCACGGCCGATCCCGTCGACGAGCGGGATGCCGGCCTCGACCAGGATCTCGGGACCGAGGTTCGGGTAGCGGCCGGAGATCGAGTCCGCCACGTTGACGACCGCGGCGACCTTGCAGTCGACCAGTGCCTCGGCGCTGACCCGGTCCAGATCAACATGGTCGATCACCGCGATCTCGCCCGGCTTGAGCCGTTTGGTGAGATTCTTGGTACGGCGATCGAGCCGGACCACCCCGGCGGTCCCGGGCAGTTCAGTTGGGCGTGCTCGACGCAGACTGGGCAGCTTCATCGCTTACTCATCCTGCCATGTCAAGAGCCTTCCGCCCGCCTTTTGAAGCCGTAGCCCGGTGACGGTGCGTTAAATCATCCTTTTGAACCAGGATCTTCCGCCCCGCACTCCGTCAGTCTTTTTTCTTCTTCCTGGGCTTCTTGTGCCGCTCGGCCGCCAGCGCGAGCAATTCCTCTGCGTGCGCTTGGGCCGCGTCGGAATGCTCAAGACCGGCCATCATCCGCGACAGCTCCTTCAGCCGGGCGTCGTCGTCGAGCGCGACCAGACCACTCGTGGTGACGGATCCGTCGTCGCTCTTCAGCACCACAGCGTGACGATCGGCGAACGCCGCCACCTGCGGCAAGTGCGTCACCACGATGACCTGTGCCTTCTCCGCCAGCCGCGCGAGCCGCTTGCCGACCTCGACCGCGGCCCGCCCGCCAATGCCGGCGTCGATCTCGTCGAACACCAACGTCGGTACGGGATGCGTGTCCGACAGGATCACCTCGAGCGCCAGCATGACCCGCGAAAGCTCACCACCCGAGGCAGCCTTCTGCAGCGGGCGTGCCGGGCTCCCCGGGTTCGCCGCGAAGCAGAACTCGATCTCGTCGGCGCCGTACGGTCCGGGCGCCGTCTCGTGGATCTCCACGGTCAGGGTCGCGTGCGGCATCGCGAGTCCGCTCAGCTCCTCCGACACAGCCACACCGAGTCTGGCCGCCGCCTCGCGGCGCGCAGTACTGACCTGGTCGCCGAGATCCTTCAGCTGGGCCCGCAGCTCGGTCAGCTCGGCGGTGAGCTGCTCGACCCGCTCGTCGCTGCCGTCCAGCTCGGCCAGCCGCGCTGCGGACCGCTTCGCCCACTCCAGTACTTCGTCGACCGTGCCCTGCTCGCCACCATGCTTGCGAACCAGCGTATTCAGCAGCGAACGCCGCTCGCTGACCACAGAGAGCCGGGCCGGATCAGTGTCCACATCCGACGCGTACGACGAAAGCTCGCCGGCCAGGTCTGCGGCGAGGTACCCGAGTTCGCTCGCGTGGTCGGCCAATTCGGCCAGCTTCGCGTCGTGTTCGCGTTCACCGTCGAGCGCCTGCTTCGCCAATGCCAGTAGGCCGAGTACGTCTGATGGCCGGGTGGAGTCCAGGTCCTCGGCGGCGAGCGCGTCGGCGGCGGTCGTGGCCGCAGTACGGAGGCCGTCCGCGTAGGCGAGTCGCTCCTCCTCGGCCGCGAGCTCGACGTCCTCACCGGGCAGCGGCTCGGCCTTGGCGATCTCCTCCAGCCCGAAGCGCAGCAGATCCGCCTCGGACAGCCGGTCGCGTTCGCGGGTGGTCAGCTCGGTCAGCTCGGTCTCGATCTCGCGATGCCGCCGGTACGCCGTGCTGTACTCCCCCAGCGGAACCAGAACCGCCTTGCCCGCAAAGGTGTCGAGCGTCTCGCGCTGCCTGGCCGGTTGCAGCAACCGCCACTGGTCGGCCTGGCCGTGGATCGCGACCAGATCGCCCGACACCTCGGCCAGTACCGACACCGGTACCGAAGCGCCGCCGAGGAACGCCCGCGAGCGACCCTCCGACGACAGCTCGCGCGCGATCAGCAGCTCGTCGTCGTCCAGCTCGCCGCCACGGTCCTCGGCCTGCTGCACGATCGACTTCGGTACGTTGCTCGCGCGCCCCTCGACCCGGGCCCGCCGCACGCCGTGCCGGACCAGCCCACTGTCGGCGCGGCCGCCGAGCAGCATGTTCACGCCCGTCACGACCATCGTCTTACCGGCCCCGGTCTCGCCGGTGACCGCGGTGAAGCCCGGATCGAGCTCCAGCGTGGCGTCCTCGATCACGCCCAGCCCGGTGATGCGGATCTCCGAGAGCATGGTCTAGTTCTCCTCTTGTGACGCTTGGTCGCGCTCGGCGCGTCCGCGCCAGCCGAGCACCGGTAGATCGAACTTGGCGACCAGCCGGTCGGTGAAGGACGCCTCGTGCGCCCTCGCCAGCCGGACCGGCGTCCTGCCACGCCGAACAACGATTCGCGCGCCCGGCGGTACCTCGACCATGCGCCGGCCGTCGCACCACAGCACCCCGCGTCCGTGCCAGGCGGCGATCAGCTCGATCGACAGCTGCGACGTCGGCGCCACCACGATCGGCCGGGAGAACAACGCGTGCGCGCTGAGCGGCACCATCAGGATCGCCTCGACCTCGGGCCAGACGATCGGCCCGCCCGCCGAGAACGCGTACGCCGTACTGCCGGTCGGCGTCGCGACCACGACCCCGTCACAGCCCCAGCGCGACAGCGGCCGGCCGTCGACCTCGACCATCACCTCGAGCATCTTCTCCCGGGCAGCCTTCTCGACACTGGCCTCGTTGAGCGCCCAGGTGTCGAAGATCAGCTCGTCGTCGTGCCACACGTCGACCGCGAGCGTCATCCGCTCCTCGACCGTGTACGTGCGATCGACCACCACGTCGACGATCCGCTCCAGGTCGTCGCGCTCGGCCTCGGCGAGGAACCCGACGTGGCCGAGGTTGACGCCCAGTACCGGCGTACCGTGCGGGCGGGCCAGTTCGGCGCCGCGCAGGATCGAGCCGTCGCCGCCGAGCACGATGATCAGCTCGACGTCCTGGGCCGCCTTCGCCGGGTCCTCGGCGATCTCGACCGGCTCGAGCTTCATCGCCTCGAACTCTTCGGTCAGCAACCGGACCACCAGCCCGGCGCCGGTCAGCAACCGATGCGCCTCGCGGGCCACCTCCACGGCCAGGTCGCGGCCGGTGTGCGTCACCAACAGCACGCGCCGGGGCTCCGGCTCGACCACGGGGACCTGCCCTTCAGCTGTAGACGCAGCCACGTTCACTGCGGGCCGCTCTCGATAGCGGTCCGGAGCATCGTCTCATCGAGCGGCGGCGCTGTACGGCGTATCCACAGGAAGTATTCGACATTTCCTGACGGACCCGGCAGTGGACTGGCCGCGACACCGGCCACGCCCCAGCCCAGGTCGGCCGCTTTCCGGGCGACGCCGCGGACCGCGTCAGCGCGGAGTACCGGGTCCCGGACCACGCCGCCCTTGCCCAGGCGCTCCTTGCCGACCTCGAACTGCGGCTTCACCATCAGTACCAGGTCGCCGTCGGGTTTCACGACGGCGAGCAGAGCGGGCAGCACGATCGTCAGCGAGATGAAGCTGAGGTCGCTGACGACGAGGTCGACCGGGTCGCCGCCGATGTCCTCGAGGGTCAGCGTGCGGACGTTGGTGCGATCCATCACGGTCACGCGCTCGTCCGTCTGCAACGCCCAGACAAGCTGCCCGTAACCGACGTCGACCGCGATCACGCTGGCCGCGCCGTTCCTGAGCAGTACATCGGTAAAGCCGCCGGTAGACGCACCCGCGTCCAGACACCGCCGATCCTTCACCTGTACTTCGCTGAAGGCCTCCAGGGCCCCAACAAGCTTGTGCGCACCGCGGCTCGCATACCCCGGATCATCGGTCTCAGACGTGTCGACCAGGATCGCCGCGTCCGCGCCGACACCCGTAGCCGGCTTGGTCGCAACCGTCCCCGCGACCTTCACCTTGCCCGCCAGCACCAGTTCACTGGCCTGCTCCCGCGACCTCGCGAGCCCGCGCCGAACCAACTCAGCATCCAGCCGGGACCGCTTCACCCCTTTAGCCATGCGTCCCCGCGGTCACTCAACCCCGGTCGCCATGCTCAGCGTCCGCCTCCACCAAAGCCGTCTGCAGCCGCTCATGCAGGTCCGCATAGACCTCCGCATGCTCCCCCACAGCCCGCTCCCGCAACCCATCCAACCGCTCAATAACATCCTCAACCAACGGATGCGCTCCGTCCTCAGCAGGCTCATCGGCAGCCTGTACTGCAGGCGCCGGGGTGGAAGGACGAGGAAACGCCGCACCAGGCGTAGGCGCACCCGGCCGAGGAGCCGCAGAAGCCGCCAGCCCACCAGCAGCAGGTGCCGAAGGCCCCGGTACTGCGGGCGCATGCGCGGCAGCACCAGGCGCCGAAGGGCCCGGTACCGCGGGCGCGTGGGCGGCGGGTGCCGAGGGCACCGGCGAGCCGGGCCGGGCGAAGCCTTGCCCGGGCACGGGCCGGGCGAACCCTTGCCCAGGTACCCCCGGACGAGGAGCGGGCCGCTCAACCACCACATCCGGCCCCGGCGAAGCCTGGCCAGACGAAGGCGCGGC
This region includes:
- a CDS encoding copper transporter, whose product is MIDFRYHIVSIVAIFFALGAGVVLGAGPLKGTGSDLVQAQAAKDRDSLADARAELIQAKALDKYRDDYVAKVTAGLADGKLANKRIVLVTMPNADSDMTNSIQDKIEQAGGQVTTRVSLDSKLFDPGQRQLVEPLVNDLVTSDLQFPAESNTYERAGMILARGVAAKEDAKTVDTEAIKIINGLSSAKLVSLKPTPKDRGTLIVLVAAKPPTPLPDNSSYNDSVDFAEGLDAASAGVVVAGVPESAQNGGLLKALRGDSQATKGLSSVDVANLPSGQMTVVFALVEQAGGKAGQYGGVDAKNGVAPTADQVKGSN
- the steA gene encoding putative cytokinetic ring protein SteA, giving the protein MKLPSLRRARPTELPGTAGVVRLDRRTKNLTKRLKPGEIAVIDHVDLDRVSAEALVDCKVAAVVNVADSISGRYPNLGPEILVEAGIPLVDGIGREVFSVLHEGERVRLNDGILYRGEEVVAKGVVQDSASVAQLMDDARAGLSTQLEAFTANTLEYLRQERDLLLDGIGVPDVHTAMDGKHVLIVVRGYDYREDLVALRPYIREYRPVLIGVDGGADALVENGYVPDLIVGDMDSVKDETLKCGAEVVVHAYRNGHAPGSERLERLGVESIEFPATGTSEDVAMLLADSKGASLIVAVGTHNSLVEFLDKGRSGMASTFITRLRVGAKLVDAKGVGRLYRSRVSTLQVVALVVAGLFALGVAMVAIGADDVVWSILRARWNDFVYWIRELFT
- the recN gene encoding DNA repair protein RecN encodes the protein MLSEIRITGLGVIEDATLELDPGFTAVTGETGAGKTMVVTGVNMLLGGRADSGLVRHGVRRARVEGRASNVPKSIVQQAEDRGGELDDDELLIARELSSEGRSRAFLGGASVPVSVLAEVSGDLVAIHGQADQWRLLQPARQRETLDTFAGKAVLVPLGEYSTAYRRHREIETELTELTTRERDRLSEADLLRFGLEEIAKAEPLPGEDVELAAEEERLAYADGLRTAATTAADALAAEDLDSTRPSDVLGLLALAKQALDGEREHDAKLAELADHASELGYLAADLAGELSSYASDVDTDPARLSVVSERRSLLNTLVRKHGGEQGTVDEVLEWAKRSAARLAELDGSDERVEQLTAELTELRAQLKDLGDQVSTARREAAARLGVAVSEELSGLAMPHATLTVEIHETAPGPYGADEIEFCFAANPGSPARPLQKAASGGELSRVMLALEVILSDTHPVPTLVFDEIDAGIGGRAAVEVGKRLARLAEKAQVIVVTHLPQVAAFADRHAVVLKSDDGSVTTSGLVALDDDARLKELSRMMAGLEHSDAAQAHAEELLALAAERHKKPRKKKKD
- a CDS encoding NAD kinase, translating into MVEPEPRRVLLVTHTGRDLAVEVAREAHRLLTGAGLVVRLLTEEFEAMKLEPVEIAEDPAKAAQDVELIIVLGGDGSILRGAELARPHGTPVLGVNLGHVGFLAEAERDDLERIVDVVVDRTYTVEERMTLAVDVWHDDELIFDTWALNEASVEKAAREKMLEVMVEVDGRPLSRWGCDGVVVATPTGSTAYAFSAGGPIVWPEVEAILMVPLSAHALFSRPIVVAPTSQLSIELIAAWHGRGVLWCDGRRMVEVPPGARIVVRRGRTPVRLARAHEASFTDRLVAKFDLPVLGWRGRAERDQASQEEN
- a CDS encoding TlyA family RNA methyltransferase, with translation MAKGVKRSRLDAELVRRGLARSREQASELVLAGKVKVAGTVATKPATGVGADAAILVDTSETDDPGYASRGAHKLVGALEAFSEVQVKDRRCLDAGASTGGFTDVLLRNGAASVIAVDVGYGQLVWALQTDERVTVMDRTNVRTLTLEDIGGDPVDLVVSDLSFISLTIVLPALLAVVKPDGDLVLMVKPQFEVGKERLGKGGVVRDPVLRADAVRGVARKAADLGWGVAGVAASPLPGPSGNVEYFLWIRRTAPPLDETMLRTAIESGPQ